In Candidatus Nomurabacteria bacterium, the following proteins share a genomic window:
- a CDS encoding nucleoside-diphosphate kinase (catalyzes the formation of nucleoside triphosphate from ATP and nucleoside diphosphate), protein MKKLPHQERTFIILKPDTVQRSLVGEAIKRIERTGLKCTAMKMFVPDEERLLKHYNKSDEWFLKKGTNVVEDLKAQGLPVDKEPIEYGRDIIRTIVTYMTAGPVVAMVWEGNQAVKVVTKIVGTTEPATSDVGTIRGDYTIDSYGHASFENRAVRNLVHCSDAVEEAEREIAIWFTEGEVMQYATAQERIMYDVNLDGKDE, encoded by the coding sequence ATGAAAAAATTACCACATCAAGAGAGGACTTTTATTATTTTAAAACCAGATACGGTTCAGCGTAGTTTGGTTGGTGAAGCGATCAAGAGAATCGAGCGAACCGGTCTTAAGTGTACAGCTATGAAGATGTTTGTGCCGGACGAGGAAAGACTGCTTAAGCACTACAACAAATCTGACGAGTGGTTTTTGAAAAAGGGAACTAACGTCGTGGAAGACCTTAAAGCTCAGGGTTTGCCGGTTGATAAGGAGCCGATTGAGTACGGCCGTGACATTATCCGTACTATCGTAACCTACATGACAGCCGGTCCGGTCGTGGCGATGGTTTGGGAGGGTAATCAGGCAGTCAAGGTCGTGACTAAGATTGTTGGTACCACTGAGCCTGCTACTTCAGATGTTGGAACTATCCGTGGTGATTATACAATTGACTCCTATGGGCACGCTTCATTTGAGAATCGCGCCGTGCGAAACTTGGTGCACTGTTCTGATGCGGTGGAGGAAGCCGAACGAGAAATTGCGATTTGGTTTACTGAGGGTGAGGTTATGCAATATGCTACTGCTCAAGAAAGGATTATGTATGATGTAAACTTGGATGGTAAGGATGAGTAA
- a CDS encoding MBL fold metallo-hydrolase translates to MQSTLGFYGGVGSVTGANFMLDTGKVAILVDCGLVQGDCFAMEKNAEPFVYDPAHIDVLLVTHAHADHIGRIPKLVRDGFKGVIYSTEPTRELTGVMLQDALKVMEYEAKRYGVEVLYDKHNIDSALGLWQSVDYEEVIGLSDNVEAWFTDAGHILGSAMVHLKRGDKKIVFTGDIGNIPQPLLKAPVIPKDYDYLVMESVYGDRLHEEVEERTALLRHHIEETQKRKGTLIIPAFSLERTQGMLYEINNMVEAGEVDPLPVFLDSPLAITVTDIYRGFTRYLRPEIQDQIRNGDDIFDFSGLKFTETKKDSESISRVDDPKIIIAGSGMSHGGRILKHERDYLGDPKTTLLLVGYQAVGSMGRLLQDGAKTINIDGSKVKVRAQVAQIRGYSGHADRDQLLELVAHGGDKAKQIFVTMGEERSSLFLTQRLHDYLGLNAVAPDLNQEVVIEF, encoded by the coding sequence ATGCAATCAACTTTAGGATTTTACGGAGGAGTAGGGTCGGTGACAGGGGCAAATTTTATGTTAGACACCGGTAAGGTGGCTATCTTGGTTGATTGTGGTTTGGTACAAGGGGACTGTTTTGCAATGGAGAAAAACGCTGAGCCTTTTGTTTATGATCCAGCTCATATTGATGTGCTACTGGTCACTCATGCGCACGCTGATCATATTGGTCGTATTCCTAAGCTGGTACGCGATGGTTTTAAGGGAGTTATTTATAGTACCGAGCCGACCAGAGAGTTAACTGGTGTGATGTTGCAAGACGCTCTTAAGGTAATGGAGTATGAGGCTAAGCGTTATGGGGTAGAGGTTTTGTATGATAAACACAACATCGACTCAGCGCTTGGACTGTGGCAAAGTGTTGACTACGAGGAAGTGATTGGCTTATCAGACAATGTTGAGGCCTGGTTCACCGACGCGGGTCATATACTAGGATCTGCTATGGTACATCTAAAACGAGGTGATAAGAAAATAGTCTTTACAGGTGATATCGGCAACATACCCCAACCGCTCCTTAAGGCGCCAGTTATCCCTAAGGATTATGATTATCTGGTAATGGAAAGTGTGTATGGTGATCGTTTGCACGAAGAGGTGGAAGAAAGAACTGCCTTACTTCGACATCATATAGAAGAGACACAAAAGAGAAAGGGAACACTGATCATCCCGGCTTTCTCCTTAGAACGTACGCAAGGTATGCTCTATGAAATTAACAACATGGTGGAAGCGGGAGAGGTTGATCCGCTGCCTGTCTTTCTTGATTCACCACTCGCCATTACAGTTACTGATATTTATCGTGGGTTTACTCGGTACTTAAGACCAGAGATACAAGACCAAATAAGAAACGGCGATGACATATTCGATTTTTCCGGTCTTAAGTTTACCGAAACTAAGAAAGATTCTGAATCAATTTCGCGGGTTGACGATCCAAAGATTATTATTGCCGGTTCTGGTATGAGTCATGGTGGCCGGATTTTAAAACACGAAAGAGACTATCTTGGTGATCCAAAGACAACTCTGCTTTTGGTTGGTTATCAGGCAGTGGGTAGTATGGGTAGGCTGCTCCAAGACGGAGCTAAGACTATAAATATAGACGGTAGCAAGGTGAAGGTGCGGGCTCAGGTGGCACAAATCCGTGGTTATTCCGGACACGCTGACCGAGACCAGCTTTTGGAGTTGGTGGCCCATGGTGGTGACAAAGCCAAACAAATATTTGTCACAATGGGGGAAGAGCGTTCGTCACTGTTTTTGACTCAGCGCTTACATGATTATTTAGGCTTAAATGCCGTAGCGCCGGATCTGAATCAGGAAGTAGTGATAGAGTTTTAA